A stretch of Xenopus laevis strain J_2021 chromosome 8S, Xenopus_laevis_v10.1, whole genome shotgun sequence DNA encodes these proteins:
- the tmx1.S gene encoding thioredoxin-related transmembrane protein 1 isoform X1: MASLLFFSLGLILCSSAVLAKKGDVIEIKDSNWNDVLEGEWMIKFYAPWCPACHRLQPEWNEFADWGEDLNLNIAKVDVTAQPGLSGRFIITALPTIYHCKDGVFRKYQGSRTHKDFISFISEREWEAIEPVSSWVGPDSFLMSGMSALFRLSMWIRQCHNYFVEDLSIPVWGSYIIFGLMTLLLGLILGLILVFVADFLCPSKRHRPQGYQYPINLPTVPADRKKAEDEQMEEVVNDFENAKLGDKESSDVPQDKLRKRTAKS; the protein is encoded by the exons ATGGCAAGCCTGTTATTTTTCTCCTTGGGACTAATACTCTGCTCCTCAGCAGTGCTGGCGAAAAAAGGGGATGTGATAGAGATTAAAGACAGCAACTGGAATGATGTCTTGGAGGGGGAATGGATGATCAAATT CTACGCCCCTTGGTGTCCTGCTTGTCACAGACTGCAGCCTGAGTGGAATGAATTTGCAGACTGGGGAGAAGATCTTAATCTGAATATTGCCAAAGTGGATGTTACAGCCCAGCCAG gaCTGAGTGGCAGGTTTATCATTACAGCACTGCCGACAATATACCA CTGCAAAGATGGGGTTTTCAGAAAGTATCAAGGCTCTAGGACTCACAAGGACtttatcagttttatcagtgaaAGGGAATGGGAAGCCATCGAACCTGTATCATCCTGGGTTGGCCCAGATTCTTTTCT GATGAGTGGCATGTCTGCATTGTTCCGGCTATCCATGTGGATCAGG CAATGCCACAATTATTTTGTTGAAGACCTGTCCATTCCAGTGTGGGGATCTTACATTATATTTGGATTGATGACCCTGCTTCTAGGTCTGATTTTGGGGTTg attttggtgtTTGTGGCAGACTTCCTCTGTCCATCCAAACGGCACAGACCACAAGGATACCAATATCCTA taaaCCTGCCCACTGTACCTGCTGACAGGAAGAAAGCTGAAGATGAGCAAATGGAAGAAGTTGTAAATGACTTTGAAAATGCGAAGCTTGGAGACAAAGAATCAAGTGATGTCCCTCAAGACAAGCTAAGGAAACGTACAGCCAAGTCTTGA
- the tmx1.S gene encoding thioredoxin-related transmembrane protein 1 isoform X2 — MASLLFFSLGLILCSSAVLAKKGDVIEIKDSNWNDVLEGEWMIKFYAPWCPACHRLQPEWNEFADWGEDLNLNIAKVDVTAQPGLSGRFIITALPTIYHCKDGVFRKYQGSRTHKDFISFISEREWEAIEPVSSWVGPDSFLMSGMSALFRLSMWIRQCHNYFVEDLSIPVWGSYIIFGLMTLLLGLILGLILVFVADFLCPSKRHRPQGYQYPIPADRKKAEDEQMEEVVNDFENAKLGDKESSDVPQDKLRKRTAKS, encoded by the exons ATGGCAAGCCTGTTATTTTTCTCCTTGGGACTAATACTCTGCTCCTCAGCAGTGCTGGCGAAAAAAGGGGATGTGATAGAGATTAAAGACAGCAACTGGAATGATGTCTTGGAGGGGGAATGGATGATCAAATT CTACGCCCCTTGGTGTCCTGCTTGTCACAGACTGCAGCCTGAGTGGAATGAATTTGCAGACTGGGGAGAAGATCTTAATCTGAATATTGCCAAAGTGGATGTTACAGCCCAGCCAG gaCTGAGTGGCAGGTTTATCATTACAGCACTGCCGACAATATACCA CTGCAAAGATGGGGTTTTCAGAAAGTATCAAGGCTCTAGGACTCACAAGGACtttatcagttttatcagtgaaAGGGAATGGGAAGCCATCGAACCTGTATCATCCTGGGTTGGCCCAGATTCTTTTCT GATGAGTGGCATGTCTGCATTGTTCCGGCTATCCATGTGGATCAGG CAATGCCACAATTATTTTGTTGAAGACCTGTCCATTCCAGTGTGGGGATCTTACATTATATTTGGATTGATGACCCTGCTTCTAGGTCTGATTTTGGGGTTg attttggtgtTTGTGGCAGACTTCCTCTGTCCATCCAAACGGCACAGACCACAAGGATACCAATATCCTA TACCTGCTGACAGGAAGAAAGCTGAAGATGAGCAAATGGAAGAAGTTGTAAATGACTTTGAAAATGCGAAGCTTGGAGACAAAGAATCAAGTGATGTCCCTCAAGACAAGCTAAGGAAACGTACAGCCAAGTCTTGA